The following proteins are co-located in the Anaeromicrobium sediminis genome:
- the rpoD gene encoding RNA polymerase sigma factor RpoD, with the protein MSKRIDSKKLLLVKKLVDKGKKTGMLTYTEVMNTLEEVDIDKEQIEEVYDNLSSMGIEIVGEKETVKEKTEEEETVNIDISIPKGINIDDPVRMYLKEIGKVPLLSATEEIELAKKMELGDEYSKKRLCEANLRLVVSIAKRYVGRGMLFLDLIQEGNLGLIKAVEKFDWRKGYKFSTYATWWIRQAITRAIADQARTIRIPVHMVETINKLIRVSRQLLQELGREPKPDEIAKEMDLPEEKVREILKIAQEPVSLETPIGEEEDSHLGDFIPDDDAPAPAEAAAFSMLKEQLIEVLDTLTPREQKVLRLRFGLDDGRARTLEEVGKKFDVTRERIRQIEAKALRKLRHPSRSKKLKDYLE; encoded by the coding sequence ATGAGCAAGAGAATAGATAGCAAAAAACTGCTACTAGTTAAAAAACTAGTGGATAAGGGTAAAAAAACGGGAATGCTTACCTATACGGAAGTTATGAATACTTTAGAAGAAGTTGACATAGATAAGGAACAAATTGAAGAGGTTTATGATAACCTATCTTCTATGGGCATAGAAATCGTAGGAGAAAAGGAAACTGTAAAAGAAAAAACTGAAGAAGAAGAAACTGTTAATATAGATATCTCTATCCCTAAGGGTATTAATATAGATGATCCAGTAAGAATGTATTTAAAAGAGATCGGAAAGGTGCCACTTCTTTCTGCAACAGAGGAAATTGAACTTGCAAAGAAAATGGAACTGGGAGATGAATATTCTAAAAAAAGACTCTGTGAAGCTAACCTTAGACTAGTTGTAAGTATAGCTAAACGTTATGTGGGAAGAGGTATGTTATTCCTGGATTTAATACAAGAAGGTAATTTGGGCCTGATTAAAGCTGTTGAGAAGTTTGATTGGAGAAAAGGATATAAGTTTAGTACATATGCTACTTGGTGGATAAGGCAAGCAATAACGAGAGCCATTGCGGATCAAGCTAGAACTATAAGAATACCTGTACACATGGTTGAAACTATAAATAAATTAATAAGAGTATCTAGACAATTGCTTCAAGAATTAGGAAGGGAACCTAAGCCAGATGAGATAGCTAAGGAAATGGATCTTCCAGAAGAAAAGGTAAGAGAAATCTTAAAAATAGCTCAAGAGCCTGTATCTTTAGAAACTCCAATAGGAGAAGAGGAAGACAGTCATTTAGGAGACTTTATTCCTGATGATGATGCTCCAGCACCAGCAGAAGCTGCAGCCTTTTCTATGCTAAAGGAACAATTAATAGAAGTATTAGATACCTTAACTCCAAGAGAGCAAAAGGTACTAAGATTAAGATTTGGATTAGATGATGGAAGAGCTAGAACCCTAGAGGAAGTGGGTAAAAAGTTTGATGTAACAAGAGAGAGAATACGTCAAATAGAAGCGAAGGCTTTAAGAAAGCTTAGACATCCAAGCAGAAGTAAAAAGTTAAAGGACTATTTAGAATAA
- the dnaG gene encoding DNA primase yields the protein MNVNEHLIDEIKSKNNIIEIISGYTQLKQNGKNHKGLCPFHNEKTPSFIVSEDKQLYHCFGCGQAGDVIEFISKKENLDFIDSLKFLGNRVGINIEEKTLNKEEKKAVEEKTKIYELNREAAIFYYKNLHKRGAQALEYLSNKRGLSIETIKKFGLGYALNEWDALNKYLLKKGYNQSLIYKSGLVLQKKEKKGFYDRFRNRTIFPIFNTTGKVIGFGARAIGNEMPKYLNSPQTPVFNKSNNLFGLNIAKNEINDNKRIIVVEGYMDVISLYEKGIKNAVASLGTALTKGQGQLLKRYADKTYICYDSDVAGQTATLRGLDILTEVGCEVKVISLKGAKDPDELVKEHGKEAFIKYVNSALTLVEYKISLAKEKYNIKTTEGSIKFVQEITPILKNLKSPVEVDAYISKISSETGISRKAINKEFYGNNKEKNPESFKKYRSKKDRNNNKYNIIPEKPIKKQGYFEAEKILLKLIIENEHMYKEIKNNFTYDKFISSNIKNIAKFVYRAYETNSLDKDEILKELEIEEIGLFHEVNKIVLPEDNVDKMLIDCVNTIKKHRLILEKNGIEKELKIIEKKEKKSKEEIVRIRELCINYEKILKELKKM from the coding sequence ATGAATGTAAATGAACATTTAATAGATGAAATTAAAAGTAAAAATAATATTATAGAAATAATATCTGGCTATACGCAACTAAAGCAAAATGGAAAAAATCATAAGGGGTTATGTCCATTTCATAATGAAAAGACACCATCCTTTATAGTTTCAGAAGACAAGCAATTATATCATTGCTTTGGATGTGGCCAAGCTGGAGATGTGATTGAGTTCATATCTAAGAAAGAGAACTTGGATTTTATAGATTCATTAAAATTCCTAGGAAATAGAGTTGGTATAAACATCGAAGAAAAAACTTTAAACAAGGAAGAAAAAAAGGCTGTAGAAGAAAAAACAAAGATATATGAGCTCAATAGGGAAGCAGCCATCTTCTATTACAAGAATTTACACAAAAGAGGCGCCCAAGCTTTAGAATATCTTTCAAATAAAAGAGGTCTAAGTATAGAGACAATAAAAAAATTTGGATTAGGATATGCCTTAAATGAGTGGGATGCTTTAAATAAATATTTACTAAAAAAAGGATATAATCAATCATTAATATATAAGTCTGGTTTGGTTTTACAGAAAAAAGAAAAAAAGGGATTTTACGATCGATTTAGAAATAGAACTATATTTCCAATATTTAATACTACGGGGAAGGTTATAGGATTTGGAGCTAGAGCAATAGGAAATGAAATGCCTAAATATTTAAATTCACCACAAACTCCTGTATTTAATAAAAGTAATAATTTATTTGGACTAAATATTGCAAAGAATGAAATAAACGATAATAAAAGAATAATAGTGGTCGAAGGATATATGGATGTAATATCCCTATATGAAAAAGGAATTAAAAATGCTGTTGCATCTTTAGGTACGGCACTAACTAAGGGACAAGGGCAATTATTAAAAAGATATGCAGACAAAACATACATATGCTATGACTCGGATGTGGCGGGGCAAACGGCTACCCTACGAGGTCTTGATATACTAACTGAAGTAGGATGTGAGGTTAAGGTTATAAGCCTTAAGGGTGCTAAAGATCCAGATGAATTAGTTAAAGAGCATGGCAAAGAGGCTTTTATAAAGTATGTGAATAGTGCTTTAACTTTAGTTGAATATAAGATTAGTTTGGCTAAGGAAAAGTATAATATTAAAACTACGGAGGGGTCCATTAAGTTTGTTCAAGAGATTACTCCCATACTTAAAAATCTCAAAAGTCCAGTGGAAGTAGATGCATATATTAGCAAAATTTCTTCTGAAACAGGAATTTCTAGAAAGGCTATAAATAAAGAATTTTATGGCAATAATAAAGAGAAAAATCCTGAAAGTTTTAAAAAGTATAGAAGCAAAAAAGATAGGAATAATAATAAATATAACATTATACCTGAAAAACCAATAAAAAAGCAAGGGTATTTTGAAGCTGAAAAAATACTTTTAAAATTAATTATAGAGAATGAACACATGTACAAGGAAATAAAAAACAATTTCACTTATGACAAGTTTATAAGTTCTAATATAAAAAACATAGCAAAATTTGTATATAGAGCTTACGAAACTAATTCTTTAGATAAAGATGAAATATTAAAAGAATTGGAAATTGAAGAAATAGGATTATTCCATGAAGTAAATAAAATTGTTTTGCCGGAAGATAATGTTGATAAGATGTTAATAGATTGTGTAAATACTATAAAAAAACACAGACTCATATTAGAAAAGAATGGCATAGAGAAGGAACTTAAAATCATAGAAAAAAAAGAAAAGAAATCTAAAGAAGAGATTGTGAGGATAAGAGAGTTATGCATAAACTACGAAAAAATATTGAAGGAACTAAAAAAGATGTAG